One genomic segment of Paraburkholderia phymatum STM815 includes these proteins:
- a CDS encoding MFS transporter, producing MNRTSVVNVQTFINEQPFGGFQWLVFFMCFVIVLLDGFDTAAIGFIAPSLLTEWGLTKPDLAPVLSAALFGLACGALGSGPLSDRLGRRSLLLTSVFVFGIACLASAFSSSIGQLTVLRFITGVGLGAAMPNAVTMMGEFCPDRRRATVINLMFCGFPLGAAFGGFLAAWMIPHFGWRSVLMLGGVTPLLLGVVLLMKMPESVRFMVANNQPVERIRATLARISQQALNAGSFVMTETAPQTGSKGVGVVLSRPYIVGSVMLWITYFMGLVIFYASINWMPILLKDAGLTPKSATLISALFPLGGVGAVLAGVLMDRFNANRVIAVCYALTAVSVYFIGQAAGNVGALVAIVFLAGVLMNTAQSSMPALAAAFYPTEGRGTGVAWMLGVGRFGGIAGSFLVAELTRRHFTFSGVFATIAIAGLVACVALLIKQMARPQVSEVAAGKLESLGH from the coding sequence ATGAACCGCACTTCCGTCGTGAACGTTCAGACGTTCATCAATGAGCAGCCGTTTGGCGGCTTCCAATGGCTTGTGTTCTTCATGTGCTTCGTGATCGTGCTGCTGGACGGTTTCGACACGGCGGCGATCGGCTTCATTGCGCCGTCGCTGCTAACGGAGTGGGGACTCACGAAGCCCGATCTTGCACCCGTGCTGAGCGCCGCGCTGTTCGGGCTCGCGTGCGGGGCGCTCGGGTCCGGCCCGCTGTCCGACCGGCTAGGGCGCCGCTCGCTGCTCCTCACGTCGGTGTTCGTATTCGGCATTGCGTGCCTCGCGTCGGCGTTTTCGTCGAGCATCGGTCAACTGACGGTGCTGCGCTTCATCACGGGCGTCGGTCTCGGCGCAGCAATGCCGAACGCCGTCACGATGATGGGCGAGTTCTGTCCGGACCGCCGCCGTGCGACCGTGATCAATCTGATGTTCTGCGGCTTTCCGCTGGGCGCGGCATTCGGCGGCTTTCTCGCCGCGTGGATGATTCCGCATTTCGGCTGGCGCAGCGTGCTGATGCTCGGCGGCGTAACGCCGTTGCTGCTCGGCGTCGTGCTGCTGATGAAGATGCCGGAGTCGGTGCGCTTCATGGTGGCGAACAATCAGCCTGTCGAACGGATTCGTGCGACGCTTGCGCGCATTTCGCAGCAGGCGCTGAACGCCGGTTCGTTCGTGATGACGGAAACGGCGCCGCAAACGGGCAGCAAGGGCGTGGGCGTCGTGCTGTCGCGTCCGTACATCGTCGGCTCGGTAATGCTCTGGATCACGTACTTCATGGGCCTCGTGATCTTCTACGCGTCGATCAACTGGATGCCGATCCTGCTGAAGGACGCAGGTCTCACGCCTAAGAGCGCGACGCTGATTTCCGCGCTGTTCCCGCTCGGCGGCGTTGGCGCGGTGCTGGCGGGCGTGCTGATGGACCGCTTCAACGCGAATCGCGTGATCGCCGTGTGCTATGCGCTGACGGCCGTGAGCGTGTACTTCATCGGGCAGGCGGCGGGCAATGTCGGCGCACTCGTGGCAATCGTGTTCCTCGCCGGCGTGCTGATGAATACCGCGCAATCGTCGATGCCCGCGCTCGCGGCGGCGTTCTACCCGACGGAAGGGCGCGGCACGGGTGTCGCGTGGATGCTCGGCGTCGGGCGCTTCGGCGGGATTGCCGGCTCATTTCTGGTCGCGGAACTGACGCGCCGGCACTTCACGTTCTCCGGCGTGTTCGCGACGATTGCGATTGCCGGACTGGTTGCATGCGTCGCGCTGCTGATCAAGCAGATGGCAAGGCCGCAGGTCAGCGAAGTGGCGGCGGGCAAGCTGGAATCGCTGGGACACTGA